The sequence below is a genomic window from Mytilus edulis chromosome 2, xbMytEdul2.2, whole genome shotgun sequence.
GCTACATAAAGTCCAAGTCAAAGACTACAAATGGGAAAATATGCTGCCGAAAATAGCCCTAGCTAGTGCCACGGTTAGGAAATTTTCACCGTTACTGTCGAGAACAATAAACAAAAGCACAGTACGTGGTTTTAAAGGGGACCTTTTAAAAGAACTTAATACACGAACGggtaaatgatatttttatatgataagtTGCAATATTATGTATCAACGATATAAGAGAAACAATCTCATCAAAATCAACCCTATAGCTATTTGCTGACGACTCGCTGCTATATAGATCCACCAATGGTAGTGAGGACAACTTACAACTTCAACAAGATCTGACAGAACTGACCAAAAGTGCGGTGAGGTGGCAAATGACATTTCTTCATCTAAATGCTACACACTGATGGGTATCAAGAAAGAAAAACTAAACAATAAAAGATTATCAACAGTTCACCGTCCAATATCCATACTTCGGAGTCGAATTATCAGAAGGCATCAGTTGGGATTCTCACATCTAGAAGTGACCACAAAACCCAACCGAGTAGAAGGATACATAAGACGCAACATCTGGGAGCGTCCACAAGACACCAATGCGCAGGCCTACATATCGCGAGTACGCCCATATCTTTTGTTCGCCTCTGCAGTTCGGGATCCGTATCGAAAACATCACATTGACTCATTAGAAATGGTCCAAAGAAGAGCTGTCAGATTTGCGACATCAACATACAGTCGGGAACCAGGCACTGTTACACATATCATGAAAACCTTAGAATAACAAACGCTAGAATCTTAGTAGACTAATATACAGTAGACTTTGCATGTTTTCAGGGCCACACATGGAAAGGCGGCAGTCAACATACCATCATACGTTAGAAGACCATCCACCCCAACAAGTCAATACCATCCAGATTAATTCTCTCGGATCAGTACCTCCGCAGATGCCTATAAATAGATCTACATACCACGCACCATCTCCGACTGGAAAAGCCTGCCTCTTGACGCCTTCCAAGCTACATCTATGTAATGCTTCAAGAAGCATCTCCGGAGACTACAGATGTATTCAGAAACCACCtatttttatccaatttaaaTTGCACTTACACGCAGGTTACAGTTTGCATAGCAGTATCTGCGTTATGAATTTTCACTGCAGATCAATGATATAGATGTAGATGTAAAAATCATGATTTAAATGCTTGAATTAAATATTTTCCCCTAAATCCCTTAAATTTGGACTTTGTTATAACTATGTGGGctttatcttttatattattttgacatGTATCTCAGTTTCAATTTCTTAAAAGTAAATTCACATCTCCATATTTCGGTTTTAATAGGGTTACTTCACTTGACAAAAGAACTCTTAACGTGACAACaagtatttgttatattattttgtaaaaccACATAAgacttgtattttttgtgattaaaGATTATTGATATACTTAAATGAAAAAGCGTCCAACCGtcagaaaaaaaaaccctaaAATAAAGTCGTATTCAATTAAACACTGACAATTTTATATAACAACCAcgctttgattgattgatttgatgATTGTTGGTAGGTGTTTTGCGCCACTTTCTTCACTGTTGGTTTTGTCGTGAATGCCAGTTTCATTTGGTGGAGAATGCTGGAATTTCCGAAGAGAACCACTGGACTTTTACAGAAAAACTTTCAATTTAAGTTAGTTAAGAGCACATACCTTGTACGGGtctcgaactcacaacctcagtgttgatcCGAGTGAGTGTTGACAGACTAGTGATCGTTGTATATGAACTACCTAAACCTCTTGAGCCCCTTCAATATTTGTAAAGTCCCGTATCTTAAATCGTTGAGAATAAATGTACACAGATTCTTAATATCTGTCTccaaatagttattaaaggtaccaggcttatatctAAATCTTATGTCTAaaatcacggccgacactcggctaaccgagaaattggtcggttaatctatattgagtatgcggctatatgggagattggtctgttaatcgggttggttatacgtctgttaagagtaaaacgtacaatttaatgttaaactgtatcaaatatacagatttttggcatattataagaaccaaataaaaaaaaagaaaagtgtctgacaaaatgatatctatcatagaacattttccacttgtaaaaacatttcaaagtctacgcagttttcagtaaaaataaaaggcgtcgcgcaagtatgtagtatttatgcttatacgcataggaattttttaataaaagtcgaaacaaacaattttagatatcatttaaaggacaaaaaatagtactttgggtctaaaaaataaatttgcattggtgaatatttcataattgtaatataacgtgaatattaccacgttttagtgaaaattatgggaataaagtctgttaatgggttggacaattgaaattgtgtcagttaagagttatttagccacagttatttttgctacctttatattttcccatagaaaaagttaagaatgagatgttcctaagtaataaaataaaatgataatacggtgcaacagtatcctacgGAAGCGAATTACCgccacactttttttttaaatttttctacatatatttgcgttataacgcaaacctcaaatatcttgattgcaattgttcattaagttttgtaaaaaaatgtccgtctgtcattcatttcggttgtgatttactagtaagagcatttttattttgactttctttgcattttattgaaggatgtcacttcaatatagcgtgatataaattggctgctggaatatgcatgcatttattattaatgttttcaatcagcctcaatttttgtgtctgttcaaagtagcacgttctcaaatccgactgaaagtgtctttctaatacaacacagggtaccgGTAATAtcaatataaactgtacatctgtccagtgcatataacgtgttgtcattctcatatgcacatgatatttgtcactggacgaaaAACCCTAATTCTTATGCATCCtccaattggttctttatttctattacttaatcatatgttgtttacaaaaaaaagtaaaatcacaaaaatactgaacttagaggaaaatcaattcggaaagtccataatcacatggcaaaatcaaataacaaaacgtatcaaaaacgaatggacaagaactgtcatattcctgacttggtacaggcattttcaaatgtagaaaatggtggattaaacctggttctatagcgctaaccctctcactttaatgacagtctcataaaattccgttatatttacattgatggcgttaaataaacagacacaataaataaaatagtcaaaatatgggtacatcagtcatcatcgtataacaattttaaaaggaacaatttaacagaacacaaaaacatctactatctacgaacacattcattgatttgagtgtctgacatcagaacattttatacgtcacataaatttgttgttcaatgtgcatacaaacgattttaaaattttacataggcaatgttagtcATTctcaagaagtaaatggaaaAGAACGAATGCAGATACATTTGGTCATCttaagttttaatacattttattccgtttagtatctttcttcataagtgtagaggagaacggcagttgtccgcatgtaaaatTCTAGCAtgtgtcaccaatatgagtacatcgcaatccgttactgtttcaacacccaggggtgtttcatgtgtgtattcttaaacaattattattttttctctcttttttagcaatgcatcactctctactgtccttatctattattctatattctgctactccatccagattatcgtgtataccatgagggttcggattgggggtgttgtttatttctgtattctttaaattgttatgtcacgttTCTTCCGTGACGTTTTttccttttaccttttatttatcttactcattattctttctctattctttatattttagcatcccaatatattttacttactaatgtttagttacattacgacgtttatctctgatttatatactggttaccaatgtagatgacaagttggtgtcatgcatgacaattaaacagaatccacatgacatatgcgaccattcttggatgaaattaacattactttaatattacaatttttgaaaccgtttttatcaattttctatttccattgtttaaattgttcattgttcacagtggcggatccagccattttaaaaaggggggttcccaacccagagtaaaaggggggggggggggttccaactatatgctcccattcaaatgcattgatcggcaaaaaaaagggggttccaacccccagaaccccccccccccccccccctggatccgccacttgttcatgtgttgtttccgtatattttatgtttcattgctcatgtgttgtttccgtatattttagccgcttgtcttgagcctacccatttgatccgataacaccacatatagcaataaaattatacttttattgccagtcataactcttaacagaccaattatcagaccgggttttatacatccgacccattaacagaccatgttttaattaaagattgatttatgtcactaaaatacagattttcgtgaagattttcacacaatgatttcagtatggttaacaaacataatgcctgtcttttttcgatgtttaaaatattgcatgcacgtaaattcaaccaacgtgtcattttgtgtacagtttgtgtgtaaaatgtgtataaatttattgatgagtaacccgccttttcattttatacatcgtacattgaagctagaaaaataataattacaccactggattcagtacattgaattgttttgttagacatgaatattttttatgatgaaaatatatctagaaagttatacaatgaaacatgctgaactttcaatgattttctcgataacacctgattaacagactttagccaacccgattaacagaccaaccgccgatatagccgcatactcaatatagattaaccgaccaaactctcggttagccgagtgtcggccgtgaaaatgtattaaaaaaaaaggaagacaTAGACGTTACGCACGATATTGCGTCCAAATTGGTAACGTCAAAATTCGACGTTTTACGTCGGTAATCGAGTATACTTTGTTCGTTTTGATTGTAATCATTTTTGATCGATATGGATACTTCAAAGTCTTGAATATGTacgaaatatttgctactggtaGATACGCAAGTAAATGAACTTTTCGGACTTCTGATCCGGCTTgtgttgtatttttctttatatgtattgtaacttttatttttttgctcTTTTCTTTTTAGTTTCTTTATCTCTTTACAATATTTAATTGTCTCTGTCTCGGATATGAAATTCTTTTGTTctgtaattaatattttacctatatatatttacaaattaccatatgttgtttttttcactttagataattattcattttctatttgattataaCTACTTTTATATATTGCAGTTCTTTAATATCGTGGTTTCTATGATTCTATCTATTTTCGAAATTTGTAATTTGGTTATTTTGTTTTGTCCTCTGATCTTAAAACATAAAATCGAACCGTacttgttatttaaaaacaatgaaatatcgtTCACATATATGATAATACGAACTGCTTTCAAATTCGATGGCCTAGGAGGATGATTGGCCTAATGAGTTCATATAAAGGGATAAAAAGCATGGTAATTTTAAGACACGCTCGTGGCGAGATTTGTTCGACTCCGATGCTAATCGACAGTTATTGCATGATGTCCGGCTTCTACCTTTGATGACAGatcaataaaatacaacaaatgtcGCTTATACATGATGTGGTGTTTAAaaccaaaacaaagaacaaacttttagaaataatttgaaaatacatatatgtatagcGTCCCGAATCGAAAACGTTCAAAACGTAAGAAAATTGctcagtggacaaacttgcaagacatttgatttgttaaaaaacgAAGTCATTTCGACTTAACAGCTTATCAAAAAGTGTGTTATCGTATTGTAGGGTGAAAGCACAATTTCGAAAAAGCACTGTTTTATATGctacaaattaaatatttaataaaatgacGTTGAAACTGACAGTGTTTTTGTAAAAAGCGGCGAAATTCGACATTGGAcaatcttgcaagacattttcccGAGGCCAATGCGTTTTTATTTGCGGTGCGAGTGCTGTAAAATTCCGGATTTGAAATGGTCTATCTAAGCACATTTGTAggaataatttataaaaacaaaattttatatcatctgatattttaaaaagcgataaattttgataacttaccaTTTTCAGAAACCTGACAATGGCGAGgattattcatttttgaaaaaataaatttttaccGTTCGATCAACACAAAAAGCAGCAATGGCGTCATAAATTATATTAGACTTTTATCATTCATGCGAATTTTCGCggattttaaactttttattagaCCACAAAATTCCAGCAAAAGTTATTTTGCGAATAatttgttacgtctgacacgcatatttttgacgttttggtaatatttgtatcattatttgaaattattatgaaaagttaaagaatatttttaatatttttgtaaacagtaataCTTGCCTAATCTAcggatataaatttcataaagctGAACTAGTTAGTTTTCATAGAAGAGCTATTTATCAAATTGCTATGTCGCATTTCACGgcattgacgcaataacgtgcttAACGTCAAAACGTTAGACAGTCACTAATTAGGTACCCGACTTTTAACAGGCACAGGTGTAGTTAATCCTATACGGATTTATTTAATCTCCAACTTTTTCATTTCAATCTTGGTCATTTAAATGTGTTTGTAAGACGTTTTTTGCTCATCCCGAAATCTCAGGCGCTTGTTGTATATTCCAACTTTTTTATTATCTCTTTGTttgcttaattttttgaagaaaaaaaaccgagAATGTAATccgaatattaaaaaaaatatcataattaaaTCGATGCTAAAGGAAACAATATGAATAACTGAATGTATTAATTGTTAGGAATTATTTGTTATACCGAATACAAAAGGAATAGATGGGTGCTTATCGAAGATACGATAATGGTAACTCACAATCGGATACGTCTTTACAACTCAGTACATACAATATGAATATGTGTGATGTCAAGGAGGATTCTTGAAAATTCCGTCAAGTTGGGagaatttaattttcaaaactgACCTAAAAATCAAATTCATAGTTTTGGTTAAGAATTATATTTACCCTGTATATACGAGAATGAGATAACAGCATGTACTATTTAAACTATATTAGTTTCAAGTTGACATTCGTTTTCCCAAAATTCCATCTAATTGATTCCTTTTGTAAAATACAGATgttctataatttttttaaacattttttcgtCTACTAGTAACTTATTGTTCTTGCTTTTATCCATACGATATTACTAAAAAAACGGTTTAAATATGCGTTTCCAATATCCTTATTTTCCACAAATTAAATAGAAATAGGGACAATAAGTGAAGTATTCAATGTTTACATGAATACTGAAAAAAACACTTCAGCAAAACAATTCCATGTTAACCTTCCCTTTAACACTATTCCACTATTAAAGCAAATGTTTTATCTAAACGATCTTGTATGAAGATTAAAGTTATCAGCGACTGAAGTTGCTACTCAATCATGACATAATTTACGATAAGTAATTCAGAAAACCACAAATGATTCAGTAGTTGTATATTTAGTAGTTTACTTAGTCTTTTTGAAATCATTTGTAACGAAATTATTCTTATCTTGAAAATGAAGCTGGTGAACAATATACCATGAATAACATTCAGtctgttaatagttatcaaaggaaccagtcTTGTAATTAGATAcgacagacgtgcgtttcgtttacacaagacccatcagtgacgctcagatcaaaataggtaTCAAGCCAAACAATTATAAGGTcgaagagcattgcggaccccaaattccaaaaagttatgctcAATACGGctaaaggtaatctatgcctcggataagaaaatccttagtatttcgaataattcatactttttcaaacagttaatttgataaaaatgaccatattattgatattcatgtcaacaccagaGTGCTAACCACTGGGCTGGTGGTACTTTATGGGACGAAACGTCTAccggcagtggcatcgactcagtagTGAAggtttttaataacattttgatACGCTTAGATCACATAATGTTAAATCAtgtgtttaatttctttttctttacacTACTAGTATTATTTGGTGTACTCAAATGCCATACGCTTCACTTCAATAATTctattatttgaatatttaatcaTTATTACAGTTATTGCATCTGCAAGTATTTGAtagattatattttaaaatgtttatcaaataaattgtactaatgCATGCAGTATGGGATGTACAAACCATTACAGACTCATTCGGTAATAAACCAATATAGTATCTGTCTATTtacttttttgttcatttaaggTAATGTGTACAAAAAAAGGCACCGGTCATTTTTTTATATGCGTATTTCAATTCAAATCATTGGAAAGTATTATAAAGAGGACAATTTCTACTAAATACTAATTGGTCAAGTTATCAAAATCGTTCTGTTGAATCTTTTTTTGGGTGAAATTCGGGtgcatttgtttttatctataGTCTGAAGTCTTTTATATCCATCAAGTTATGGCCTTTAGACGCCGGACAAACAACCGTCAACTCGTATATTAATAAGTCTGtcacttttaaacattttaaagcgAGTTggttattgaaaattaattgagAAACCCTTAAAAAATTTATCTTAAGTACTACTTAGTAAGCTACCGTTTGATTAACACAATCTTGGATAGTTCATCTAGAGTTATAGGACTTCTAACGTGAAAAGCAGTAACATCAATATATAAAGAGTATTGGGACAGGACAATAAACCACATCAACATCTTCAAAAATAAAggtacaaacaaacaacaataataAACATGTGGTCAAGATAGCAATTCTTGGTACAGACGAACAATCGTTCTCTTTTACCTGTCTAGACCATATGTCGGAgagtaaaaaacaaaatgaaataacacCACTGCCCAACAATTATTCAGGATGACCACTATAACATGGCGGAAAATGATATAAGTTTTAGGACACAGCTACATCAACATAAAAATGTGATGTACATTATTGTGCAAGCTTGTGATTTACATACAGCTGATTTCGACAAATTGTTTTGTATCCACTGATACGATGTCCAGTATAAAATACGACATACTACGTGGACAACAGTGTAAAAGTGTGCTTGCATTTTCAGAATACAGTCAGGATAGCCCAGCTGACGGTTGAATACTGTAATTGAATACTGTAACCAGTTGAATTGCATAAATTAGTTAGTATATTTCGCATGTATTATTTCTTGTTGAAAGATGCAAGAACCTTTCCTAGTTTTAAtatgttatttctttttcaatgttGAAGTTCTTTTTACGACATTATTCTTGACTAGATGTGTGAGTTACAGTATCTGTTTATGAGACGCATTATGATACTGATAATAACTGTCTGTCGTCGTATCTGTTACCCGCCCAAACCGTCTAGTAGTTGTGAACTGTACACATGGTTGGATTCGGGGCTGAGGAAAAAAAAGCtgttttcaaaaatgttaaatttatggTGATCAGggcaaaattaaaattgtttgcGGAATTTCAGTTCATATTTATTTTCACGTAATGTTTATTAACCATTGCATGGTTTTCTGCCAGGATCCATCCAGACCGGggtcattgtttttgttttgctgtcATACATGTTTTTGTTAGAAAATTGAAAACATAGTACTGAAACTATAGCCCAGTATGGAACAACTTCGTTTGTCAAAAAGTGTTTGCTGATCTGTTGCCCTCTATATAGATATCAGTCATGTGGAAAACATCATATGATATGATTAATTTTATCAAGTATGCTTTCCAAACTTGTTTTCTTATaggaaaacaaaaaatatgtgatatccatccatgacacaaattcagtacatgcacagcaacAAACTCAGGAAAGCAAAACAAAAGAGcatttattgctgttcttcatctcaaagtcaaagTGAGGCCCTATAAACACGGAGTAAAATAAGCTCCCACTTCACTACCAGTTTAAGACGTCCACTAATATTGGTTTGAGCAGAATATTTCACAGACTTTGCAAGATATGTCGACACCTAATAAGGCCCGGACAAAGAAGAACATACTAGAGAAGAACATATTTAAGACAAAATTGATCCTACGCAAAGGTGTAAATATAAAACTATGTAGAACATATTCTAGTTTACTAGAAACACATTGTTGGTGGTACTTATATTAGTTCggatataaaatatgtttaaatttcaaGCTGTAAGTACAGGAAAATACCTTCATTTTTGTCGTCCTTAcattatttacttaataaatagtataaaatatttacaaaataaaacaaaaattaaatcaaagctattttgatgttttataatGCTAAAATGCAAAATAACAAGTGTTACCAAGAAGGACCAAATGAATCCATCTCGGAATATGGCATGCAGCGTAccaaactagtacatttttaaatgatttattacaTAAGTCCATTTTTGTACACATCATACACACAATCAGGTTTTGATTGGTCGTCATTAGCAATAAAAACAATCCAGTCATAAATATATTCCTGGATGGAAATCATGCCATGACTAGGTTTGTAATGCGCAAATGCTTTTTGAAGTAGTTTTTCGTTGTCAAGACCTACAGTTTTGAAAGCTTTCACATAGTTATCTAAagaaatcatttttgttttgtcgGCATCAATTATATTTGTCATGTCTTCGCATAAGGATTTAATTATCGCTATGAAATTGGATTTACTTTCTGTATATCCTTTTTCGAAATCATCAAGGAATCCTTCTTTTGAAACTTCATGCTTTCCTTTGAGAATATATGTATTCCACCATTTCTCTATCTGATCATCAGCAAGCTTTCCCTCTATTTTGCTGAGACCCTCAACAATAGGAAACTGTTTGAGTGTATAGTCAACATCCGCCTTTGTGATTTTGCCATCGTGATTCACGTCCAGTGTGTCAAACCAGTAACTCCACTTTTTCCGCAGGAATTCTATGTTATCAGATGTCACTATGTATCAAAAAGAGAAAGCTATGCTTTATTGTGTATGAAGTAAAACTAAACAAATTAGCTAATGATACAATAACTATATTGTATTTTTCTTCACTTTTGAACGACACtattcattaaaatcaaatagACTAGTGCTTAtagttttaacaaatttaaaaatctcAAGCTGGTTGTTAATTAACATGTAACGGAATGGACTCATTTGACTGGTTcaatttattctatttttatttagGCTCGCCCTCTCCAAATTAAACCCCAAATGTAATGATCGACAATAGATTAATACTTACTTGTAGTGATagtggttgtcttttttttttttgcataagcAGCAATGCTTTCagtctgtaaaaaaataaatgtggtaAATATTATGaggtaaaaaagacaaaaaaaaaacattttggtaTTGTGACTTTCTtgaaataccaaaaaaatatgtACCAGGGTCATAACCTTCGGAAGGTGGACTAGAGCATAGCTGTTCCTTTAAATCATATTTCTTTTCTCGGTAGATAACCAACCGTTTTGCATGCATTCTTTTAGTCCACCTTAGTAATATGTATAATGCAGGATCCAACAAATGGATAGTATTTATCGTATTTAGTAAATCACCCGATAATTGTCAACACGTGcaactataaataaattatcacacatttgtttattaagtctttccacttttctgtggaaagacttattgtttttcttctgattatttttttttcttccgccaaattttgttcttgcgataaatgtttgtttcgcgcttttaaattttaccctgctaatgcaaaccattttctttgtaagagttatctccctattcactgtttaacATGTGTGtgtatctccttcgtaacaaaaaaagatagcgacaaaaatccttttacaaattgttcgttacaccctcaggaatttttggctaatttggatcgaatcGATTCGATGatattttataggagttatcaaCCCCTACacaataaatt
It includes:
- the LOC139513429 gene encoding sarcoplasmic calcium-binding protein-like, yielding MTSDNIEFLRKKWSYWFDTLDVNHDGKITKADVDYTLKQFPIVEGLSKIEGKLADDQIEKWWNTYILKGKHEVSKEGFLDDFEKGYTESKSNFIAIIKSLCEDMTNIIDADKTKMISLDNYVKAFKTVGLDNEKLLQKAFAHYKPSHGMISIQEYIYDWIVFIANDDQSKPDCVYDVYKNGLM